The following nucleotide sequence is from Cicer arietinum cultivar CDC Frontier isolate Library 1 chromosome 2, Cicar.CDCFrontier_v2.0, whole genome shotgun sequence.
ggTATAGACAATCTATCCCCACAGATAAATTAGTTTTTGTGTGGTATAGGTGTCTTATACCTTCAGTGACATAAATTTGTCACTAATTGTTATAGTTACACACTTAAATCTGTGTCTATAGacatcaaaattgaaaaatatatattttttaaaggagccaaaatcttaattgtttgtgaaaataaaattgtacaAAACTTTCACGATTTAAGTCAAAAAAATTTTAAGGGAGgcaaaatcctaatttttttaatgcaccCAATTTCAATAGagccaaaatcttaattttttcaatggaggtaaaaaaattcaattgagataaaatccaaattttttcaatggagccaaaaacaaattttaatggagccaaaataaaaattaatagagcCAAAACCTAAATCAGTACCAAGTACCAACTAACCCTTTCTCATCAAAACACCTAAAACCCAAAACTGTTGTTCTCTTTCACCCAATCTGAGCCCCAATCGGACCCCTAACCTCTGAGTCATGAATCCTAATCGGTGTCTTCTCCTTCTCGTCGTCAATCAACCAGTTGCACTCGCCGTCGAACCAGTCGCGCCGTCGAACCAGTTGCACCGTCAAACCAGTCGCACCGTCGAACCCGAGCTGCACTCACCTACGAACCCGTCGCACCGTCGAACCAGTCGCACCGTCGAACCCGAGCTGCACTCGCCGTCGAACCCGTCGCACCGTCGAACCTTCGTTCTCACCGCCGTTGCACCGTCGTTCTCACCGTTCTCGCACCACCGGTAATTTCTCGAACCACCATTTTGTACTGTTTTGAACCATTCTGTACTGTTTTGAATTTCGCACTACCTGAACCTGTGGTGAGAATGTTCTGTTCTATTCTGTTCTGAATGTTCTGTTCTGTTCTAAACTCGTTGAGAATGTTCTGTTCTGAACCTGTGGTGTTGTATTGTTCTGTTCTGAGAATGTTCTGATGTTCTTGTTGATAACCTgtgatgttgttgttgatgaccTGTTCTGTTATGAGAATGTTctgatgttgttgttgataaCCTGTGATGTTGTTTAAACATgtgatgttgttgttgatgaccTGTTCTGTTATGAGAATGTTCTGTTATGTTCTGATATTGTTGTTGATGACCTAACCTCTTGTTGTTGATGACCTGATGTTGTTGTTTAATACCATGTTCTTGACAAATTTTTtgttcattataaaaaaaaaaaaaagaaattttttgacCCTTTTATGTTGAATACCATGATctgatgttgttgttgaataCCATGTTCTTCATTTGAATTTTCAGATTGTTATTTTGTAGGACTTGCATCATCCATTTTCAGTTAATTTTTCCAAATGGCTTATAGAGAATGGATGTGTGatccataaaaaaaaagtgaagaatTTATTCGAGGAGTTAATGAATTTCTTGaatttgcttttcaaaattcaCAAATCAATGGAAAAATAATGTGCCTTTGTACAAAATGTGCCAATTGCCACTCTTATTCTCGTGTATGTGTTTATGAACACTTAACAGATCCACACCATGGATTTCTTAGAGGCTATAGACAATGGATATATCATGGTGAAAAACCTAGAACTTCAAGTAGCGCTACTAAACAAAATGTAGAAATGGAGCATGACATGGATAGATTAGTTCATGATGTATTTGGAATTCATTCTACAGAAGAGCCAATTTGTGGTGAAGGTGAAAGAATTCCTGAAGTTAGagaaaactctaaattttaCGAATTTGTAAAGGAGAATGAGCAAATGCTTTACCCCCAACTGTAAGAAGTATAGCAAGCTATCATTTATGGTACATTTGTATCATTTAAAGTGTCTTCATGGGTGGAGTGACAAGTCATTCTCCATGTTGCTTGATTTACTAAGAGATGCTTTACCAGAAGAAAATGTTTTGCCAAAGTCATATTATGAAACTAAAAAGATTGTTTCAGGATTAGGTTTGGGGTATGAGAAGATCCATGCTTGTCCCAATGATTGCATATTATATTGGGATAAATATGCCAAATATGAAGTATGTCCAAAGTGTAGTACGTCAAGGTGGAAAACAACAAATGAAGACGTACAAGGTAATGGAATGGAGACTTCTGAGAGGCGAAAGAAGATACCAGCAAAGATCCTTCGATGGTTTCCATTGAAACCAAGGTTGCAAAGGTTATACATGTCCTCCAAAGTTGCAGAATCAATGAGATGGCACCATGAGAGTAGATTGAATGATGGTTCTCTTAGGCATCCAGCTGATTCCCTTGCTTGGAAGAATTTTGACGCTCGATATCCAACATTTTCGTTAGATCCTCGTAATGTTCGATTAGGAGTGGCTTCAGATGGTTTCAATCCTTTCAAGACTATGAGTATTACTCATAGCACTTGGCCTATCATTCTAattccttacaatcttcctccttgGATGTGCATGAAACAACCATACTTCATGTTATCACTATTAATTTCGGGTCCAAAAGATCCTGGAAATAACATTGACATTTATCTGCAACCTTTAGTACAAGAGTTGCAAGAGTTATGGGATGATGGAATTGAAACATTTGATGCCTATAAGAAAGAGACATTTCAACTCCGTGCAGCTATGATGTGGACTATTAATGACTTTCCAGCGTATGCTAACTTGTCTGGATAGAGTACTAAAGGTCAATATGCATGTCCATGTTGTGGTATTGAAACTACCTCACAGTGGTTACGtcatggtaaaaaaaattgctACATGGGTCATCGTCGTTGGTTATCTCCCAAACATAAATGGAGATTGAATAGTAGGGATTTTGATGGAACACGAGAGCTAAGGATCCCTCCTAAAAGACTTGATGGGACtgatattttaagacaaataGATGAATGTAGAGAAAAATGTCTAGCAAATGGAGCACAACCTTGGAAAAATAAGAGCATTTTCTTCACATTGCCTTATTGGCAATATAATGTATTGCGTCATAATCTTGATGTGATGCACATTGAAAAGAACGTATGTGACAACATTATTGGTACATTGTTAAACCAAGAGGGAAAATCCAAAGATAATTATAAGGCACGAGCTGATCTTGTAGATATGGGCATAAGAAGTATGCTCCATCCTCAACCAAGTCCTAATATAACTACAACGCGTTTGCCTAGAGCATGCTATCAAATTACTAACAAAGAAAAGGAATCTCTCCTAAGCATTCTCAAGAATgtaaaaactccagatgaatgCTCATCAAACATCCCATGTTGTGTGCATGTCAAGCAACACAAGATGTTTGGATTAAAAAGTTACGATTGTCATGTTTTGATGCAAGAGCTTCTTCCAGTAGCATTACGAGGTTCATTGCCAGATAAAGTCACTTCAGTGTTAGTAGATCTTTGCAATTTCTTCAAGCAAATTTGTTCTAAGGTACTTAATGTGGAATTTCTATCACAATTGGAGTCTCAAATAGTTATCACACTTTTTCAGTTGGAAACAATTtttcctccttcattttttactattatgATGCATTTGGTAATTCATTTGGCACACGAAGCCCAAGTTGTTGGACCGGTACAAtatcgatggatgtatccgattgAGAGGTATgtatgtttataaaaattggtttaattaaaagtgttaaacaagtttttttggatgttggaaacataaatattttaaattttcttcactTTCAGGTTTCTTCTTACTCTTAAGTCCTTTGTACGTAATAGAGCCCATCCAGAAGGATCAATTGCAGAGGGATTTTTGGCCAATGAATGTTTGACGTTTTGTTCGCAATATCTATCTGGGGTAGAAACTAGGTTCAATAGACCTAACAGAAATGACGATGAAGTCTCTGAAAGGCCATTAGGgataaagaaacaacaaaagttACGATTAGGGAAGAGGAAGAAAGTGAGTAGAACTAAACTTGACAAGAAAGACTTAGCACAGGCACATAGATATGTATTTTCTAATTGTGATGCAGTTGCTCCATTTATAGAGTAAGTCACatatcatatttcaattttatacaattgaaatttttattacattttttttaactctattATTGTTACTTTTAGAGAACACATTTTACATCTTAAGAGACAGTGTCGACCGCGACGATTGACACAGCTTGAAATTGACAAGCAACAtggtaaaaaatttattgagtgGTTTAAACTCAGGGTGagcatataataatttaattatttaaattttactgattgtttttatatataaacttactatatttcatgaaatattttAGATCCAGCGTATGGATGAACAAAAGAGCTCAGAAGTTACTCATGAACTTAGATGGTTATCCCGTGGACCATCTGAGGTAGTAAGAAGATACACAGGTTATGCGATTAATGGTTTTAGATTCCACacaaagaagagagagagatttttgaaaacacaaaatAGTGGAGTTGTTGTAAAGACAAAGACCTCAACAGATGAAATTAATTACTATGGGGCAATAACTGATATACTGCTGTTGGATTATTCTGAAAAgtacaagtttgtgttatttaaatgTGATTGGGTTGATATTAATAAAGGTATCAAGAAAGATAAGTTTGGTATGACGCttgtcaatttcaaatttttaaaacatactgGGAAAAATATTTGTGATGACCCATTTGTGTTTGCATCACAAGCTAAAAAggtgttttatatatatgatgagAGAAACAAGGATTGGCTTGTTGTTCTCAATGCAAAAGTTAGAGATATCTATGATATGGGTGATGAGGAATctaatgaaattgaagaaattcaTGGGCAACTAATGGGCGATACAAGTGAAGCTactcaaaatgttaatgatttggTTAGGCTTCAAGTTGAAGAcgataatgatttttttgaagttgttgatgttgataatatggatgatgatgaagataatgaagatgatgaggAAGACGAATGAAGTGTGTTCTAATTGTGCATGATTTTAtacattatgtttttattatacttttagatttgtctatgtttttcttatacttttagatttgtctatgttttttgACTTTTGTCCAAGTtactcatttataattttgtgttaGAGAAGCAATGGCTCGAAGAAGAAAGTTAAATATTCGACATCGAGCAAGTGGTAATGAAGGAATTCAGTCTACTTCTAATAATACAAACTCAACCAATGTAGAAGGAAGTAATGTTGCAGAAACTCGTTCTAGTCCTTGTCATGCGGAAGGTGTCATACACGAGTCTGTAGAATCTCACTCAATTCCCTCTGATATAGaagttaaagaaaaacaaattgaaaaaggtattaattatatattctttgttttgaagttttatttatattgtttttattatgacTTATATGCACACATAGTGTTATTgtccttttgttttgtttgtagaATGTTAGATGTATGGGGAATGGAAGATGGTGATTTAATAATCGTTAATTTGGACAAATATGGTCGACCCATTGGCGAGGAAGGGACAACTCTAACTCGTTTCATTGGTAGCGTAGCTAGAAGGTATCAATATGCTCCTATCGACTACAAGTCATGGAAAGTCATGCCAAATGATTACAAAGaagaaatgttgaaattaataGAGGTATTATGATTATTCATTGAACTAAtagaacatatttttttaagaagtcAATTGAGATGTACAATTAACATGTTTCTTAGTTTTTGTGCTCTAACATGTTTGATGTACAATGATGATGTTAGGAATATTTGATGGAttaacaatttataatcatacttATAGTTTAAGAACATAGATGTTTAGCACACTCAAACTACATCATAACATGTTGATAACTGTAAGAAtacatttaactaatataacatGTTTCTTTAACATCTCTTATCATGTAGagtaaatttgagtttgttcctCCAATAAATGACTTAACAAGAGAAATGTTAAAATCTGAACTGAATGAGAAATGGAGGCAATGGAAGGGTGATCTAAAGTCAATGGCATATGACCCTACTAAAACAGAAGAAGAAGTTGCATCTCTTGTACCAGATGATAGGGTTGACCCTAATCAATATCATGGTTTGGTCCATCATTGGTTTTCTGATGAAGGACAAGTAAGTTGTATATATTATGagtaatatattaaagagtttattatttagactaatattttatatcaattgcagaaaataagtaaaattaataggcAAAATCGTGCTAAGTTTGAAGATGTTCATTGTATGGGTTCAAAAAGTCTCCTAAAGTTTATTGATGAGAAggtttatttctatttctatttttatggctttaatttaaattaaaaatgaaatgcatttaacttatttgtttggttGTAGATAAAAATGGGCAAAGGAGTGTTGCCTGGACGTAAAGAGATTTACATTGATACCCGCACTCGTAAAGATGGTACAATTATCAATGAAAAGGCCGCAAGATTGATTGTaagttttgataataattaaatggtaccaatatataaaatgtgtataaattaagtttgacaaagtgctgaattttattttcaaatgtatGATGATTGTATTGGGTTTTTACTTGACCTTTTAGGAGATTTTGTACTTGTTAGCCTATATGCAGTGTTGAAGTTTTTTAATTGGATCTTATTGTAGTACTACATGATTTGaatgtcaatttcaatttggtattttcaatcattaatactttttattttattttttaggaagaactaaaaaaacataGTAATAAGGCTGGAACTTCTCAATCAACCCAAGACACACAAGGTTTTATGTCTTGGAAGgatgatatattttatcaaGTACAAGGACCTGATAAAAACGGACGTGTGCGATGTATGAGCAAGATTCCTCATTCTAAAAAATCGAAGGTTTGTGCATCTGAAAATGAAGAGTTGCAAGAAAGAGTTAAGAATATGGAAAACTTGTTAGCAAATGTGATGACTTTAATTCAAAATCGATTTTCTGGAGAAGACGTTAATGATATAATACAAGCTACAAGATAGGTATATCATAAGTTATCAATCTTATCCAACTTCATAAGTTCCATAATCGTATTTTTCATatgtaatattttctattttttgtgataGGTTCCTGATGCTACTAGTGCACAAAACCATTTGAATTCACTTAGTCCAAACAACaacgaaaataatgaaaatggtaattagatagtgttagttaattttaattaaaatcattaacattttctctattttattagtaatatttttatgtggaatcgtgtatttattcatttgttattttattgattgtaggtgaagattaaaagctaatttgttgttgaagatggaatatTGGCAATTTAGTGGACTCAATTTCTTAATGttttttgagattgttatgTATGACACAATATGTCTATTTTAAATGTTAGTAAGACGTTTTCCACTACTAAGTAAAAATTCACTACAGTGCACTATGGTGGACATTGTTTTATCGTTGTAAgacttttatgttaatttttaatatatacaatgaacactttttattttattttgagtcttagatatatatatttcattgtatatttatatttggttaattttataaaataaattttaaattattatataatgatcaaaagatattttgatgccgtttagaattactcgtcgataaataaattaaatcaagtgcGATGAATcatttacggagaatttaatgtgttacgggtgaaatggtaatttaacaaatatctagatattttgagatatttgtatatatatatatatatatatatatatatatatatatttatatttatatttggttaattttataaaataaattttaaattattatataatttttgctgataacaaaaaattaatatttataataaataaatcactcTTAAAATCTATACCAATAGAAAAAAGTTGTCACTTAAATGTATAGCAACATAATCAAAACcgtatgtataattttttataaattatggcTAAAGTATATACCAACAATGAAATATCCGtagttaaaatcaaatgttTACCGCAACGGAACAAATTCTGTCACTATATCCTATAGCCACGGCGAAAATCCGTAGGTATTGAGCAATTATATACCACGAAAAAAAAATCCCGTCGGTATAGGTAATTTTGGATATCTCTACGGTTTTTATACGTTTACCTACAGATTTTCGCTGTCACTAAACGtaaaatttcttgtagtgtttattttaattttaagtgataatttcacattttatgttttaaaatgtcaataatgttgtactttttttacaaatatttaaaaataaaggataTCTTTTAAGTTAGAGAggtgattttaaattaaataaataaataaaaataaccttTTAAGTTATCCATCTAATAAACAAAGAGGACGAGAAGAAGCTAGGTTATTTTTTGACATATCTTATATTTGTATAAGGTATACATCGATTCCTTGCAGCTAAAAAACAACTTTACGTCAATTCCTTGACatatcttatattttaataagGCATACATCGATTCCTCTCTTCTCCTTCTGCCACTCCTCTTTAGACTACGTtaagaattataaaatatttaaaggtaAACTAAGCAAAGATTTTTCACAATAACATCCATTATTCTGTTCCAACTCTCAACTTTGCACATAACTATATATCCAATTTTTCTGAGTGCACAAAATACATTGAATAAATTGTCATATCATTATAGACAAGATTTAATCCGAAATGTTATTACTATTGccaattactttttttttttggacaacACTGCCAATTACTACAAAGGACCAAAACATATTTACAAAACTTACACCACCTGACCCCTTCCATTCACTAGTGTTCAAACTTAATATGATTGATATGCATTCTACTTAAGGGGTGTTAACTACAACTTGACTTAGTCTTAACAATTAAGTATTTAGTTAAACTTTATGTTATTTAGTTAAACTTAATAGATTTTAGTTAGGatttagttaataattaaaaaaaatgcaattggAGAATCTATTTCCGCCACACCGATTACATttcacttaattttaaaaaaaaatatatttttcttttgagaaatcGGTTGCAaccatttcaattttaaaaaatgatagtCATATAATGCataattagaaaataattaaagtaatatagtacataattaaaaaaagatgatagtatggtaattaattttattttttgtggaaaaaaaaaacaataaaaaatgagaCGATTGTAATACCAGCCAGCGCTTTAACTAGAAAACAAGAGACGATTGGAATCCGCTTTAACTGGAAAAAAAGAGACGATTGGAATACgctttaaatagaaaaaaagagACGATTGTAATACCGCCGCCTTAATCCGCGAATAACTatctatatttatattgatCAGTTCTGTTCTCAATCAACACGAGAACAACGTTGTTGTTTACGCACTAACGATCGGAACGAAAGCTCTCACTTTCTCACTCGATCTCGCTCTCTTCTTCTTTGTCAAGCTCTACTTTACAATCTCTCGTTCTCCCTCTCCCGGCCTCTCACTTTTCTCattgttacttttttttgttttactctTTTTTGGTTTGTCTGTGTGGCTATTTTGTGGTTCTTTGATTCTTTTTTTAGGTTTTTGTGTCCGTGATGGATTCCCCGCCAGGTACTCCGATTTCATCACTCTCTCATACTGTGGCCACTCCGTCACTTCCGTCGGCACCGAAAAAGAAACCCCAACAGTCTATGGCAAGGTTTATTCTGCACTCTTTAGATGATATTACCGAAATGGTTCAGGAAATTATTCTAGTTCTTTGATTCTTTTTTTAGGTTTTTCCTATCCGTGATGGATTCCCCGCCAGGTACTCCGATTTCATCACTCTCTCATACGGTGGCCACTCCGTCACTTCCGTCGGCACCGAAAAAGAAACCCCAACAGTCTATGGTAAGGTTT
It contains:
- the LOC101491122 gene encoding uncharacterized protein, which translates into the protein MDSPPGTPISSLSHTVATPSLPSAPKKKPQQSMARFFLSVMDSPPGTPISSLSHTVATPSLPSAPKKKPQQSMVRFILHSLEDVSEMVQEIILRREYSQEALNAERERKMRILMSLR